The genome window ATAAAGCAGCAACATAAATTATACAGTTACAACTTTAAAACATAGAGCTCAATATAATCAGCGATGGAAAAATGAAAAAGTAAGTACGCATCATTAGCCTTAAAAACTTGTTTGCTTCTTTTAACTCCATAAAGTGGTCAATAACCACTAACCCTTTATACATGACCGTTAATGCCACAAATGTGGTGATAAAAGCGGTTGAATCAAATCCCTCACCTAAGAGAGTATTACTGAACGTTATCGTGATTAACGCGATAAAGTAATATTCAAGTTTACCCAAACG of Thalassotalea fonticola contains these proteins:
- a CDS encoding cytochrome C oxidase subunit IV family protein — its product is MKRLGKLEYYFIALITITFSNTLLGEGFDSTAFITTFVALTVMYKGLVVIDHFMELKEANKFLRLMMRTYFFIFPSLIILSSMF